Proteins encoded within one genomic window of Acidihalobacter prosperus:
- a CDS encoding decaprenyl-phosphate phosphoribosyltransferase translates to MRAYIRLLRPHQWTKNLFVFTGIVFSHRWGEAGLWYQVISAAVAFSLASSGIYAINDVADREQDRAHPRKRRRPVASGAVSPLQALIVGAGCLALALALVAQVSLVAFWLLTAYILMNGAYSFRLKHVVVLDIFIIAAGFMLRLLVGTEGVGIEPSRWLLLCGFMLTLFLGAAKRRAELMEIAGRDEESAGRHHGQRRVLDDYTPALLDLILGITATASIITYGLYTMSPEVIRIQGTANLIYSLPLVIYALFRYLYRLYGHGSGGDPSTDLFRDPHLLAVGLLWVVVTLALLS, encoded by the coding sequence ATGCGTGCATACATCAGACTGCTTCGACCCCATCAGTGGACCAAAAACCTGTTCGTGTTCACTGGCATCGTGTTTTCTCACCGCTGGGGCGAGGCGGGCCTATGGTATCAGGTCATTTCTGCCGCAGTGGCGTTTTCGTTGGCATCCAGCGGGATTTACGCGATCAACGATGTGGCCGACCGGGAGCAGGATCGCGCCCATCCGCGCAAGCGCCGGCGGCCCGTGGCCAGCGGTGCGGTTTCGCCGTTGCAGGCGCTGATCGTCGGTGCGGGCTGTCTGGCGCTGGCACTGGCACTGGTGGCGCAGGTGTCACTGGTCGCATTCTGGCTGCTGACGGCCTACATCCTCATGAACGGCGCCTATTCGTTCCGCCTCAAGCATGTCGTCGTGCTCGATATTTTCATCATCGCCGCCGGCTTCATGTTGCGTCTGCTGGTCGGCACGGAAGGTGTGGGCATCGAGCCCTCGCGTTGGCTGTTGCTGTGCGGTTTCATGCTGACCCTGTTCCTCGGGGCGGCCAAGCGCCGGGCCGAGCTGATGGAGATCGCCGGCCGCGACGAGGAGTCGGCCGGTCGGCACCATGGCCAGCGCCGTGTGCTTGACGACTACACGCCGGCGCTGCTGGATTTGATCCTCGGCATTACCGCGACCGCCAGCATCATCACCTACGGGCTCTACACCATGAGTCCCGAGGTCATCCGTATCCAGGGTACCGCCAATCTGATCTACAGCCTGCCTCTCGTAATCTACGCGCTGTTCCGTTATCTGTACCGGCTCTATGGCCATGGCAGCGGCGGCGACCCGTCCACCGACTTGTTCCGCGATCCCCACCTGCTGGCGGTTGGGCTGTTGTGGGTCGTCGTCACGCTGGCACTGCTGAGTTGA
- a CDS encoding cytochrome ubiquinol oxidase subunit I, with the protein MVPSDLVVDLSRWQFAATALYHFLFVPLTLGLSFILAAMETVYVTTGRKIYKEMAQFWGKLFAINFALGVATGLTMEFEFGTNWSTYSYYVGDVFGAPLAVEGLMAFFMESTFVGMMLLGWHRLSRVQHLTVTWLVALGSNLSALWILVANGFMQDPQGATFNPFTQRLELTSFVHLLFNPDAQAKFVHTSLAGYVTAAIFVVGISAWYLGKGRHVELARRSLRMAALFGVLSSVGVITLGDALGFIDGGRQPTKLAAMEGLWETEQAPASFNAIAFPSQDEQRNLYSIKIPYLLSILVKHDLSTPIVGIKQLEQEAAQRIKNGIPALTALEAIQQNPDNKQALATFDAHKQDLGYAFLLKRYAPDVAKATPAQIEKAAKDTIPEVWILFWSFRLMVAAGFAMLIFLVFATLYSLKTDCRRTGFLKIAPWFIPVPFFACEMGWVTAEVGRQPWTVYEQLPTWISASTHSASYMIFSLTGFVLLYTSFIVVEMYLMTKFVRKGPDEPGSQAGGSLAGQPVFAHPLLAPNRD; encoded by the coding sequence ATGGTTCCAAGCGATCTGGTCGTAGATCTGTCGCGCTGGCAATTCGCCGCCACCGCGCTTTACCATTTTTTGTTCGTGCCGCTCACGCTGGGACTGAGTTTCATCCTGGCCGCCATGGAAACGGTCTACGTCACCACTGGACGCAAGATCTACAAGGAAATGGCACAGTTCTGGGGCAAGCTCTTCGCCATCAACTTCGCCCTCGGGGTGGCCACCGGCCTGACCATGGAGTTCGAATTCGGTACGAACTGGTCGACCTACTCGTATTACGTGGGCGACGTATTCGGCGCGCCGCTGGCAGTGGAGGGGCTGATGGCCTTCTTCATGGAGTCGACCTTCGTCGGCATGATGCTGCTGGGCTGGCATCGCTTGAGCCGCGTGCAACATCTGACCGTGACCTGGCTGGTGGCCCTCGGCTCCAATCTTTCGGCCCTTTGGATATTGGTCGCCAACGGCTTCATGCAGGATCCGCAGGGCGCTACCTTCAACCCCTTCACCCAGCGCCTTGAACTCACCAGCTTCGTGCACCTGCTGTTCAACCCGGACGCGCAGGCCAAGTTCGTGCATACCTCGCTGGCCGGCTACGTCACCGCGGCGATCTTCGTGGTCGGCATCAGTGCCTGGTACCTCGGCAAGGGACGTCATGTCGAACTGGCGCGGCGCTCGCTGCGCATGGCGGCGCTGTTCGGTGTGTTGTCGTCGGTCGGCGTCATCACCCTCGGCGACGCCCTTGGCTTTATCGATGGCGGCCGCCAGCCAACCAAGCTGGCGGCGATGGAGGGGCTGTGGGAAACCGAGCAGGCACCGGCCAGCTTCAACGCCATCGCCTTTCCAAGCCAGGACGAGCAGCGCAATCTGTACTCGATCAAGATTCCCTATCTGCTTTCCATTCTGGTCAAGCACGATTTGAGCACGCCGATCGTCGGCATCAAACAACTCGAACAGGAGGCGGCGCAGCGCATCAAAAACGGCATTCCGGCACTGACCGCACTGGAAGCGATCCAGCAGAATCCGGACAACAAGCAAGCGCTGGCCACCTTCGACGCACACAAACAGGATCTGGGGTACGCCTTCCTGCTCAAGCGCTATGCACCGGACGTTGCCAAAGCCACGCCCGCGCAGATCGAAAAGGCCGCCAAGGACACCATTCCCGAGGTCTGGATCCTGTTCTGGTCGTTCCGTCTGATGGTGGCGGCGGGCTTTGCGATGCTCATCTTCCTGGTCTTCGCGACCTTGTATTCGCTCAAGACCGACTGCCGGCGAACCGGGTTCCTCAAGATTGCTCCCTGGTTCATTCCGGTGCCCTTCTTCGCCTGCGAAATGGGCTGGGTCACCGCCGAGGTGGGGCGCCAGCCATGGACGGTATACGAACAGCTGCCGACCTGGATTTCGGCCTCGACGCATAGCGCGAGCTACATGATATTTTCGTTGACGGGGTTTGTCCTGTTGTACACCAGCTTCATCGTGGTCGAGATGTATCTGATGACCAAGTTCGTGCGCAAGGGTCCCGACGAACCCGGTTCTCAAGCCGGCGGCAGCCTGGCCGGCCAGCCCGTGTTTGCCCATCCCCTGCTGGCACCCAACCGCGACTGA
- a CDS encoding cyd operon YbgE family protein, producing the protein MSPQTLARLSNGIALCGGAAVALLVMSYPWTIAFSGEGIREPLFALATLAAAGGFIYGLGYRPASAIFRRLITPWTIFPLILLSLGWIAYALHLGPAALSAAG; encoded by the coding sequence ATGTCGCCTCAAACCCTTGCACGCCTGAGTAATGGCATCGCCTTGTGTGGCGGCGCCGCGGTTGCGCTGTTGGTCATGTCCTATCCGTGGACGATCGCCTTCTCGGGCGAGGGCATTCGCGAGCCACTGTTCGCGCTTGCCACACTGGCCGCCGCGGGCGGTTTCATCTATGGCCTTGGATATCGTCCCGCAAGCGCGATCTTCCGTCGCCTCATTACGCCCTGGACGATCTTTCCGTTGATCCTGTTGAGCCTCGGCTGGATCGCCTATGCGCTTCATCTCGGCCCCGCAGCCTTGTCAGCCGCAGGCTGA
- the cydB gene encoding cytochrome d ubiquinol oxidase subunit II, whose product MEVFTTYAILKIVWWLLLGVLLMGLAIMVGMDMGVGTILRYVGRTDEDRRIALNIIGPHWDGNQVWFILGGGAIFAAWPTIYGTAFSGLYVVMLVLLWSMIIRPLGFEYRSKLVSPQWRNVWDWTLFVSGFVPMLVYGAAMGNVLMGFPFHFAQEGTAVSVYTGSFISLFNPFAILAGLLSVAMSALMGALMLMNRGEGALYERARRVATLAGPLALVLFTVAGIWVANMKGFVIDGTVDPGMQASPLVTQPVSIVPGGWLHNYATHPILWLLPLLAYAGVALATLLARAGRSHVAWWLGALAWIGILGTVGAATFPFLMPSVTDPTHSLMVWNASSSATTLGWMLGWTIVFVPTILVYTSWCYWVMRGKVTAKHVTTDDHAY is encoded by the coding sequence ATGGAAGTATTCACGACCTACGCAATACTCAAAATCGTCTGGTGGCTGCTGCTTGGCGTACTACTGATGGGGCTCGCCATCATGGTGGGCATGGACATGGGTGTCGGCACCATTCTGCGCTACGTCGGGCGCACGGACGAAGATCGCCGCATCGCGCTCAACATCATCGGCCCGCATTGGGACGGCAATCAGGTCTGGTTCATTCTCGGCGGCGGCGCGATCTTCGCCGCCTGGCCGACGATCTACGGCACGGCCTTCTCGGGGCTCTACGTGGTGATGCTGGTGCTGTTGTGGTCGATGATCATTCGTCCTTTGGGCTTCGAATACCGCAGCAAGCTGGTCTCGCCACAGTGGCGCAACGTATGGGACTGGACCCTGTTCGTCAGCGGTTTCGTGCCGATGCTCGTATACGGCGCCGCGATGGGCAACGTGTTGATGGGCTTTCCCTTCCACTTCGCACAGGAAGGCACCGCCGTCTCCGTCTACACCGGCAGCTTCATCAGCCTGTTCAATCCCTTCGCGATCCTGGCCGGGCTACTCTCGGTCGCAATGTCGGCGCTGATGGGCGCGCTGATGCTGATGAACCGGGGCGAAGGCGCTCTGTACGAGCGCGCCCGTCGCGTGGCGACGCTGGCCGGGCCGCTTGCCCTGGTGCTGTTCACGGTGGCCGGCATCTGGGTCGCCAACATGAAGGGCTTCGTGATCGACGGTACGGTCGATCCCGGCATGCAGGCCAGCCCGCTGGTGACGCAGCCCGTTTCCATTGTCCCCGGAGGGTGGCTGCACAACTACGCGACTCATCCGATTCTCTGGTTGCTGCCGCTGCTGGCCTATGCCGGCGTCGCGCTGGCCACTTTGCTGGCAAGGGCCGGGCGTTCCCATGTGGCCTGGTGGCTGGGGGCGCTCGCCTGGATCGGTATTCTCGGCACTGTGGGCGCGGCCACCTTTCCCTTCCTGATGCCGTCGGTGACGGACCCCACCCACAGCCTCATGGTCTGGAACGCCTCGTCGAGCGCCACCACACTCGGCTGGATGCTCGGCTGGACCATCGTGTTCGTACCCACCATCCTCGTGTACACCAGCTGGTGCTACTGGGTGATGCGCGGCAAGGTCACCGCAAAACACGTGACCACCGACGACCATGCCTATTGA
- a CDS encoding glycosyltransferase family 39 protein, producing MSGDGIHGLNDPATPSARRVFYAALAGTLILRVLFAAVLPMTGDEAYFVVWGMHPALGYYDHPPMVGWWLTALLALGKAEWWLRMPAILLSPVMAWGIMRILRPRTGPMAYWTATLFLISPVSLYNVFITTDTPVILFIFLSGWACYRASLNGHLRDYALAGVAVGLGMLSKYFEGLMAIAIAAYWLLIDRRAKAFIGLLLIVAISAALFAINLYWNYEHCWDNFLFNLSNRTHKGFTPSGPPLYLLTLLYLITPPLLLGLFRARVALLARIREPLVGGFAVFAGVPLLLFGLLSFKNVIGLHWLLGFYPFVFVLFGALADGRSHRQSLRFMTVFSLLHVLLLGTLLALPVHDLRFTGKNYPMVVLGTQTERIWQAAEPYAKGRHLATRGYASAAILEYHTGRHFAVFGSGSDHGREDDVLTDFMHWNGRNVLLISTNNLPASVYAPYFAHVEKRVVEIDGAPISLILGDGFRYPAYRRTILTQIRERYYHFPGWLPVGSCPFTQRYFDSR from the coding sequence ATGTCCGGCGATGGAATCCATGGTCTGAATGATCCGGCAACGCCGTCGGCGCGCCGGGTGTTTTATGCCGCCTTGGCGGGGACGCTCATTCTAAGGGTTCTGTTCGCCGCGGTCCTGCCGATGACCGGCGACGAGGCCTATTTCGTGGTCTGGGGCATGCATCCCGCACTGGGCTATTACGACCATCCTCCGATGGTCGGCTGGTGGCTCACCGCCCTACTCGCACTCGGCAAAGCCGAATGGTGGCTGCGCATGCCGGCCATACTGCTCAGCCCCGTCATGGCCTGGGGCATCATGCGTATCCTGCGTCCGCGCACGGGCCCCATGGCCTACTGGACCGCGACCTTGTTCCTGATCTCCCCGGTCAGCCTCTACAACGTATTCATCACCACCGACACGCCGGTGATCCTGTTCATTTTCCTGAGCGGCTGGGCCTGCTACCGCGCCAGTCTGAACGGACACCTGCGCGACTACGCCCTGGCAGGCGTGGCCGTCGGCCTCGGCATGCTCTCGAAATACTTCGAGGGCCTGATGGCCATCGCCATTGCGGCGTACTGGCTGCTGATCGATCGCCGCGCCAAGGCTTTCATCGGTCTGCTCCTGATCGTCGCCATCAGCGCGGCGCTGTTCGCGATCAACCTCTATTGGAACTACGAGCACTGTTGGGACAACTTCCTGTTCAATCTGTCCAACCGTACCCACAAGGGATTCACACCCTCCGGGCCACCGCTGTACCTGTTGACCCTGCTCTACCTGATCACCCCGCCGCTGCTGCTGGGACTCTTTCGCGCACGGGTCGCGCTGCTTGCGCGCATCCGCGAGCCGCTGGTCGGCGGGTTTGCCGTGTTCGCGGGCGTCCCCTTGCTGCTGTTCGGGCTGCTGTCGTTCAAGAACGTGATCGGGCTGCATTGGCTGCTGGGCTTCTATCCCTTCGTCTTCGTACTCTTCGGCGCGCTCGCCGACGGGCGCTCGCATCGCCAAAGCCTGCGCTTCATGACCGTGTTCTCGCTGTTGCATGTGTTGCTCCTAGGCACCCTGCTCGCCCTGCCCGTGCATGACCTGCGCTTTACCGGCAAGAACTACCCCATGGTCGTCCTCGGCACGCAGACCGAGCGTATCTGGCAGGCCGCGGAGCCGTATGCCAAGGGACGTCATCTGGCCACGCGCGGCTATGCCTCCGCGGCCATACTGGAGTATCACACCGGCCGTCATTTCGCCGTCTTCGGCAGCGGCTCGGATCACGGCCGCGAGGACGACGTGCTGACCGATTTCATGCACTGGAACGGACGCAACGTACTCCTGATCAGCACCAACAATCTGCCAGCCTCGGTTTATGCCCCCTACTTCGCACACGTCGAAAAACGCGTCGTGGAGATCGACGGTGCGCCGATCAGCCTGATCCTCGGAGACGGCTTCCGCTACCCGGCCTACCGGCGCACGATACTGACGCAGATACGCGAACGCTATTATCACTTTCCCGGCTGGCTGCCCGTCGGGTCCTGCCCTTTTACCCAACGCTATTTCGACAGTCGATGA